CCGCGGTGGAGAGCGTCGAGGTCACCGTGCACAAGCCCGACGCCCCGATGCCGGTACCCGCCACCGACGTGGCCGTCACCCTGACAAGGAGCAAGGTATGACCTCCCCCAACCCGTACGCGATCGACACCGACACCCTGAGCGGCATGAAGCCGCTGCGGAAGGTCGTCTACTCGATCGGCTCCAACCTGGGCGACCGGCTCAGCAACCTGCAGGGCGCTGTCGACGCCCTCCGCGACACCCCCGACGTCATCGTCGTCGACGTCTCCTCGGTCTACGAGACCGCGGCCGTGGGCGGGCCGGAGGACAGCCCGGCCTTCCTCAACATCGTGCTCGTCGCCGAGACCACGCTGGAGCCGCGCACCCTGCTGGAGCGCGCCCAGGCCGTCGAGGACGCCTACGGCCGGGACCGCAGCACCGGCCGCTGGAGCCCGCGCACGCTCGACGTCGACCTGATCCTCGTGGGCGCGGCCGAGGTCGACCAGCCCGACCTGACCCTGCCGCACCCGCTGGCGGGCGAGCGCGGGTTCGTGCTCGTGCCGTGGGCCGAGATCGACCCCAAGGGCACGCTGCCCGGTCGCGCGGGAACCGTCGGCGAGCTGGCCGCGGCCGTCGACACCGACGGCGTCAGCCGTCGCGACGACCTCAGCGTCGAGAGCGACTGAGGCCGGTTGGCCGAGCAACCGGGCGGCGGGTCCGTCGACCTCACCCCCCGCCGTGCCCTGGTGGTGGCCGCGCTGTTCGGCGGACTCGTGGGCTGGCTGGTCGTCGTCACCGCCAACGC
The window above is part of the Friedmanniella luteola genome. Proteins encoded here:
- the folK gene encoding 2-amino-4-hydroxy-6-hydroxymethyldihydropteridine diphosphokinase — encoded protein: MTSPNPYAIDTDTLSGMKPLRKVVYSIGSNLGDRLSNLQGAVDALRDTPDVIVVDVSSVYETAAVGGPEDSPAFLNIVLVAETTLEPRTLLERAQAVEDAYGRDRSTGRWSPRTLDVDLILVGAAEVDQPDLTLPHPLAGERGFVLVPWAEIDPKGTLPGRAGTVGELAAAVDTDGVSRRDDLSVESD